A part of Streptomyces sp. NBC_01497 genomic DNA contains:
- a CDS encoding 4-hydroxyphenylacetate 3-hydroxylase family protein produces MRTGKEYLAALNDGRKVWVGDELVENVATHPMTRAYAHRIAEFYDLHHRPDLEEVMTFVDDDGVRRSMTWFQHRSKEELQRKRRYMETVLRELGGGATPRTPDVNNYPLLTYVDDPAPWSSQSVGTGGRDLTEGILDFFHVVREGDLNATPAFVDPQTDRSRESAQAESPALRIVATTDEGITVRGVKSISTGAAFGDWIHIGVFYRPGIVAEQIIFGAVPVNAPGVTVVCRESNVRDGEDVEHPLASTGDELDSVIVFEDVFIPWNRVFHVGNPQHASLYPQRVFDWLHYQALVRQMVRAELMLGLTLLITEHIGTYQLPPVQTRIAQFAGFHQTLKAHVIASEDEGFTTPGGLYKPNVLMFDFGRAYYLENVGRMVNEVVDLAGRSSLIFPTEGQWERPELRPWLEALQTGPVGRPHDRLKISRVIRDLFLSDWGDRISTFENFNGTPLLAIRTLTMKRAELSPGGPVADLARKVCGIGGAETEDETAYTTQADYARRQDAS; encoded by the coding sequence GTGCGTACAGGCAAGGAATACCTGGCGGCGCTCAACGACGGCCGGAAGGTGTGGGTGGGCGACGAACTCGTCGAGAACGTGGCCACCCACCCGATGACGCGCGCCTACGCGCACCGCATCGCGGAGTTCTACGACCTGCACCACCGCCCGGACCTGGAAGAGGTGATGACCTTCGTCGACGACGACGGCGTCCGCCGGTCCATGACGTGGTTCCAGCACCGGTCCAAGGAGGAACTGCAGCGCAAGCGCCGCTACATGGAGACGGTGCTGCGCGAGCTCGGCGGCGGTGCGACCCCCCGCACGCCGGATGTCAACAACTACCCGCTCCTGACGTACGTCGACGACCCCGCCCCGTGGAGCAGCCAGTCGGTCGGCACGGGTGGCAGGGACCTCACCGAGGGGATCCTCGACTTCTTCCACGTCGTGCGGGAGGGAGACCTCAACGCAACGCCCGCGTTCGTGGACCCCCAGACCGACCGCTCGCGCGAGTCCGCGCAGGCGGAGTCACCCGCGCTGCGGATCGTCGCCACCACCGACGAGGGCATCACCGTCCGGGGGGTGAAGTCGATCAGCACCGGGGCCGCCTTCGGCGACTGGATCCACATCGGTGTGTTCTACCGCCCCGGCATCGTGGCGGAGCAGATCATCTTCGGTGCCGTGCCGGTGAACGCTCCCGGGGTCACCGTGGTGTGCAGGGAGAGCAACGTCCGCGACGGCGAGGACGTCGAGCACCCGCTCGCCTCGACGGGGGACGAACTGGACAGCGTCATCGTGTTCGAGGACGTGTTCATCCCCTGGAACCGTGTGTTCCATGTCGGTAACCCCCAGCACGCGTCGCTCTACCCGCAGCGGGTCTTCGACTGGCTGCACTACCAGGCGCTGGTCCGCCAGATGGTCCGCGCGGAGCTCATGCTCGGTCTGACACTCCTGATCACCGAGCACATCGGCACCTACCAACTGCCGCCGGTCCAGACCCGGATCGCGCAGTTCGCCGGCTTCCACCAGACGCTGAAGGCGCATGTGATCGCCTCCGAGGACGAAGGGTTCACCACCCCCGGCGGCCTGTACAAACCGAACGTCCTGATGTTCGACTTCGGCCGCGCCTACTACCTGGAGAACGTCGGCCGCATGGTCAACGAGGTCGTCGACCTGGCCGGCCGCTCCTCGCTCATCTTCCCGACGGAGGGGCAGTGGGAGCGGCCCGAACTGCGGCCCTGGCTGGAGGCGTTGCAGACGGGCCCGGTGGGCAGGCCGCACGACCGGCTCAAGATCAGCCGGGTGATCCGCGACCTGTTCCTGTCCGACTGGGGCGACCGCATCAGCACCTTCGAGAACTTCAACGGCACCCCGCTGCTGGCCATCCGCACCCTCACCATGAAACGCGCCGAACTCTCCCCGGGCGGTCCTGTCGCCGACCTGGCCCGCAAGGTCTGCGGCATCGGCGGTGCCGAGACCGAGGACGAGACGGCGTACACCACGCAGGCGGACTACGCCCGCCGGCAGGACGCCTCGTAG
- a CDS encoding TetR/AcrR family transcriptional regulator — METQTGSEVSKLVNPDVTELVLDAAERLFFTTGFSRTSMDDIAHQLHISKKTIYRHFPGKRSVLAAVLDRQFARIEKALAEAVASSEGKPFEHQVEEFLIAAGSELSRIGAPQLLWGRGDPMLSPYVEQRVEAVVYRRIDELFRTGHRLGVLSTPPELLSVITRGALEQLLTSQLPQSLGRSAADLLRETVDVVLRGALVPDGGTSRPGGRSSTPDTSTTPRRSA, encoded by the coding sequence GTGGAAACCCAAACAGGTTCCGAAGTTTCCAAGCTGGTCAACCCGGATGTGACCGAGTTGGTCCTGGACGCCGCCGAGCGGCTCTTCTTCACCACCGGCTTCAGCCGCACCAGCATGGACGACATCGCACACCAACTCCATATCAGCAAAAAGACCATCTACCGGCACTTCCCAGGGAAACGCAGTGTTCTCGCGGCCGTGCTGGACCGGCAGTTCGCCCGGATCGAGAAGGCTCTCGCCGAGGCCGTCGCATCCTCCGAAGGCAAGCCGTTCGAGCACCAGGTCGAGGAATTCCTGATCGCGGCGGGGAGTGAGCTGTCGCGGATCGGCGCCCCCCAACTGCTCTGGGGGCGCGGCGATCCGATGCTCAGCCCGTATGTGGAGCAACGCGTCGAAGCGGTGGTGTACCGGCGGATCGACGAGCTCTTCCGCACCGGCCACCGGCTCGGTGTGCTCAGCACACCGCCCGAACTGCTCAGTGTCATCACGCGCGGCGCCCTGGAGCAACTCCTCACCTCGCAGCTGCCGCAGTCACTCGGCCGGAGCGCGGCCGACCTCCTGCGCGAGACCGTCGACGTGGTGCTGCGCGGGGCGCTGGTCCCCGACGGCGGGACCTCCAGACCGGGTGGCAGGTCGTCCACACCGGACACATCCACCACTCCCCGGAGGTCGGCATGA
- a CDS encoding HD domain-containing protein — MTELIAGIEIPETEAVAEATRLVQVTTSPLIYHHSRRVFLFGVMHARRLGLEPDPELLYLAAMFHDTGLLRPFSEAEQRFEVDGADHARSFLLEHGFTAPAADAVWSAIALHTTPGIPGRMGPEIAVTHFGVLTDAVGFALGELDRGQVEEVTATHPRGDFKHEFLQAFLEGLKYRPDTTNGTVNSDVLEHFVPGFQRTTMIERVTESPWLT; from the coding sequence ATGACCGAGTTGATCGCAGGAATAGAGATCCCTGAAACAGAGGCCGTCGCCGAGGCCACCCGGCTTGTCCAGGTGACAACAAGCCCCCTCATTTATCATCACTCCCGGCGCGTCTTCCTGTTCGGGGTGATGCATGCCCGCAGACTCGGCCTGGAGCCCGACCCGGAGTTGCTCTACCTCGCCGCGATGTTCCACGACACCGGTCTCCTGCGGCCTTTCTCCGAAGCGGAGCAGCGTTTCGAGGTCGATGGAGCCGACCACGCGCGCAGCTTCCTGCTGGAGCACGGCTTCACGGCCCCCGCCGCCGACGCGGTCTGGTCGGCGATCGCCCTCCACACCACGCCCGGAATTCCGGGCCGTATGGGTCCTGAGATCGCCGTCACGCATTTCGGTGTGCTGACCGACGCGGTCGGTTTCGCACTGGGCGAACTGGATCGTGGCCAGGTCGAGGAGGTCACCGCGACGCATCCCCGGGGCGATTTCAAGCACGAGTTCCTGCAAGCCTTCCTCGAAGGACTCAAGTACCGCCCCGACACCACGAACGGCACCGTGAATTCGGACGTGCTGGAGCACTTCGTCCCCGGATTCCAGCGCACCACGATGATCGAACGCGTCACCGAATCGCCGTGGCTGACCTGA
- a CDS encoding GlxA family transcriptional regulator: MTPSPHKVAMLVYDGVTLLDVAGPAEVFAEANRFGADYRAVLLSPTGADVTSSLGIRIGVDGAAAPSAAHTFLVAGTDLHPRGPVARDVIEAASVMAADADRIVAVCTGAFVLAAAGLLEGKRATTHWKAAHELAAASRASSVDSDAIYVRDGSTYTSAGVTAGIDVALALVEEDHGPALARDVARSLVVYLQRAGGQSQFSAPLQGPPPRSPSLRRITDMVTGNPQGTYSLTELARHLSVSPRHLTRLFREELSTTPARYVEMIRFDMAKALLDQGHATTQAAELAGFPSYESMRRVFTRQVSMSPAAYQRRFSTTHRTGTGTGTGTGTG, encoded by the coding sequence ATGACCCCGTCCCCGCACAAGGTCGCGATGCTGGTCTACGACGGCGTCACCCTGCTGGATGTCGCGGGGCCCGCCGAGGTGTTCGCGGAGGCGAACCGGTTCGGCGCCGACTACCGCGCGGTGCTGCTGTCGCCGACCGGGGCCGACGTCACCTCCTCCCTCGGCATCCGGATCGGGGTCGACGGTGCCGCGGCCCCGTCCGCCGCCCACACGTTCCTGGTGGCCGGCACGGACCTCCACCCGCGCGGTCCCGTCGCCCGGGATGTGATCGAGGCCGCGAGCGTGATGGCGGCGGACGCCGACAGGATCGTGGCCGTCTGCACCGGTGCCTTCGTCCTGGCCGCCGCCGGGCTCCTGGAGGGCAAGCGGGCGACCACCCACTGGAAGGCGGCGCACGAGCTCGCCGCCGCGTCCCGGGCGAGCAGCGTCGACTCCGACGCCATCTACGTCCGCGACGGCTCCACGTACACGTCAGCGGGGGTGACCGCCGGCATCGACGTGGCGCTGGCGCTCGTCGAGGAGGACCACGGACCGGCGCTCGCGCGCGATGTCGCCCGGTCCCTGGTGGTCTATCTGCAGCGTGCGGGCGGCCAGTCGCAGTTCTCCGCCCCGCTGCAGGGGCCGCCGCCCCGCTCTCCCTCCCTGCGCAGAATCACCGACATGGTGACGGGGAATCCGCAAGGCACGTACTCACTCACCGAACTTGCCAGGCACCTCAGTGTGAGCCCCCGGCATCTCACGCGGCTTTTTCGTGAGGAACTGTCCACCACGCCCGCCCGGTACGTGGAGATGATTCGTTTCGACATGGCGAAGGCGCTGCTCGACCAGGGGCATGCCACGACGCAGGCCGCGGAGCTCGCCGGCTTCCCGAGTTACGAGAGCATGCGGCGCGTCTTCACGAGACAGGTGTCGATGAGCCCAGCCGCCTATCAGCGGCGGTTCAGCACAACACATCGCACCGGCACCGGCACCGGCACCGGCACCGGCACCGGCTGA
- a CDS encoding AAA family ATPase — protein MRPVVPDFKLRPPTQPPHVLPRPRLLRRLGAATEALIVVSGPPGAGKTALLTEWTRDLIARGDCAWLGLDAHENPPGRLWGAVLHALRRIRPDLTAATSAQRWTLDGWIEELLPTLVAELAVSAGRAPLTLVLDGLEAVTDPESCRTLGDFLTRLPGGVRVVLATRHVPGAPVPALRAHGLVAELGPADLAFTREETRVLLTGLFGHAPGADVLDEVYAATAGWAAGLCLTGRALAGADGSPAGEPERAERAERAVGEYLATEVLDRLTTAQRDFLLRGSVLDELSAASCQVVTGTDQAGVTLREVARTVQLLVPVGAGAGAYRHHPALRSALRAMLAAEQPTAAASLGLAAARWYRARRDTTPAVRYSVLAGDPSLAIEAVLDVWEETIASGRSAVVAQWLRLLPARTIAADARLCVVAAMTELAGGNADLAQRWLDVAQARQAGAAEPGRAGTQGLGEDGTVAGAAAVARAIACCLRGEILSADRLSGTAAPAAAPLTAWRALACVARGTALLWQGRYDEADHWLGESVRDAHAAQHWLVLVRALGARAVCAHLSGRREQARALSDEALDRATAEGLGGHFVTALAHLGRARLLLGTATVEECAASLVHAEEALARTAPSGGDPHARVLCHLLREQLEEARHDDGAAREARGAAVRAAGSCASPGVLRDLLARPLSLSSAQPLTRPEERSGATDTPAVPPGPQELSAGERRILRALCGPLTLREIAAELYVSHNTVKTQVRSVFRKLGAHTRGGAVARARECGVLPPGPCTAYEASCRRA, from the coding sequence ATGAGGCCCGTCGTTCCCGACTTCAAGCTGCGTCCCCCGACGCAGCCGCCGCACGTGCTGCCGCGCCCACGCCTGCTGCGACGGCTGGGCGCCGCCACGGAAGCGCTGATCGTGGTGTCAGGACCGCCCGGCGCGGGCAAGACCGCTCTCCTCACCGAGTGGACACGCGACCTGATCGCCCGGGGCGACTGCGCGTGGCTCGGTCTCGACGCGCACGAGAACCCGCCCGGCCGGCTGTGGGGCGCCGTCCTGCACGCGCTGCGTCGGATCCGGCCGGATCTCACCGCGGCGACCAGCGCGCAGCGGTGGACACTCGACGGCTGGATCGAGGAGCTGCTGCCCACTCTGGTCGCCGAACTGGCCGTGTCGGCCGGCAGGGCTCCGCTCACGCTGGTCCTGGACGGGCTGGAGGCCGTGACGGACCCCGAATCATGCCGCACCCTGGGGGACTTCCTGACCCGGCTGCCGGGCGGAGTCCGGGTGGTACTCGCGACGCGGCACGTCCCGGGTGCTCCCGTTCCCGCCCTGCGCGCGCACGGCCTGGTGGCCGAACTCGGCCCTGCCGACCTGGCCTTCACCCGGGAGGAGACGCGCGTGCTGCTCACCGGCCTGTTCGGGCACGCGCCCGGCGCCGACGTCCTCGACGAGGTGTACGCGGCCACCGCGGGCTGGGCGGCGGGACTGTGCCTCACGGGGCGCGCCCTCGCCGGCGCCGATGGCTCCCCCGCGGGCGAGCCCGAGCGGGCCGAGCGGGCCGAGCGGGCCGTGGGCGAGTACCTTGCCACCGAAGTGCTCGACCGGCTCACCACCGCACAGCGCGACTTCCTGCTCCGCGGCAGTGTCCTCGACGAACTGAGCGCCGCGTCGTGCCAGGTGGTAACCGGGACGGACCAGGCGGGGGTGACACTGCGCGAAGTGGCCCGGACCGTGCAGCTCCTGGTGCCCGTGGGCGCCGGCGCTGGGGCGTACCGGCACCACCCCGCGCTGCGTTCGGCGCTCCGCGCGATGCTGGCGGCCGAACAGCCCACCGCGGCGGCCTCCTTGGGCCTGGCCGCCGCGCGCTGGTACCGGGCGCGGCGGGACACCACACCGGCCGTACGGTATTCCGTCCTGGCCGGCGATCCGTCCCTGGCGATCGAGGCGGTGCTCGACGTCTGGGAGGAGACCATCGCCTCGGGCCGGAGCGCGGTCGTCGCACAGTGGCTGCGGCTCCTTCCCGCCCGCACGATCGCCGCCGACGCACGGCTGTGCGTGGTGGCGGCCATGACCGAGCTGGCCGGCGGCAACGCGGACCTGGCCCAGCGGTGGCTGGACGTGGCACAGGCCAGGCAGGCGGGCGCGGCGGAACCGGGGCGGGCGGGCACGCAGGGACTGGGAGAGGACGGCACGGTGGCCGGTGCGGCGGCCGTCGCGCGCGCCATCGCCTGCTGTCTGCGGGGCGAGATCCTCTCCGCCGACCGGCTCAGCGGTACCGCCGCCCCGGCCGCGGCCCCCTTGACGGCCTGGCGGGCCCTGGCCTGTGTGGCGCGGGGCACCGCCCTGTTGTGGCAGGGCAGGTACGACGAGGCCGACCACTGGCTGGGCGAGTCGGTCCGCGACGCACACGCCGCGCAGCACTGGCTCGTCCTCGTACGCGCCCTCGGTGCCCGTGCGGTGTGCGCCCATCTGTCCGGGCGGCGCGAGCAGGCCCGGGCACTGAGCGACGAGGCCCTCGACAGGGCGACGGCGGAGGGGCTCGGCGGCCACTTCGTCACGGCTCTCGCCCATCTCGGCCGCGCCCGGCTGCTCCTGGGGACGGCCACCGTCGAGGAGTGCGCGGCGTCCCTCGTCCACGCCGAGGAGGCCCTGGCGCGAACGGCGCCCAGCGGCGGCGATCCCCACGCGCGCGTCCTGTGCCACCTGCTGCGGGAGCAGCTCGAAGAGGCCCGGCACGACGACGGCGCGGCGCGCGAGGCGCGTGGCGCCGCCGTGCGTGCAGCGGGGTCCTGCGCGTCGCCCGGCGTCCTGCGGGACCTGCTCGCGCGGCCTCTCTCCCTGTCGTCCGCGCAACCGCTCACCCGGCCCGAGGAGCGCTCCGGGGCAACGGACACCCCGGCCGTCCCGCCGGGCCCGCAGGAGTTGTCCGCCGGGGAGCGGCGGATCCTGCGGGCCCTGTGCGGCCCCCTGACGTTGCGGGAGATCGCCGCCGAGCTCTACGTCTCGCACAACACCGTGAAGACACAGGTGCGTTCGGTGTTCCGCAAGCTCGGCGCGCACACCCGCGGCGGCGCGGTCGCGCGGGCCCGGGAGTGCGGAGTCCTCCCGCCCGGGCCCTGCACGGCCTACGAGGCGTCCTGCCGGCGGGCGTAG
- a CDS encoding alpha/beta fold hydrolase, with the protein MTDAAAVANRSFGQNPVPGLPLHDLTGFTHHWVEAEGIRLHAVEGGRPSGPAVVLLAGFPQTWWAWRAVMPGLAERFHVIAVDLPGQGHSERPRDGYDTHTVASRVQAALTALNVPKYWLIGHDIGAWVAFSLALRYEERLHGVALLDAGIPGISLPDAVPTDPDRAWKTWHFAFHLVPELPETLLAGRERDYVGWFLKAKALAPNTFDSAEIDHYAAAVAAEGGLRASLAYYRDAAQSARGNHDALARAHLSVPVLGISSSHGSIPDMAASLSPWADTVSGAVIPGAGHFIPDEQPDAVADALTAFIDRERVR; encoded by the coding sequence ATGACAGATGCCGCGGCCGTCGCGAACCGCTCCTTTGGCCAGAACCCGGTCCCCGGGCTGCCCCTGCACGACCTCACTGGCTTCACCCACCACTGGGTCGAGGCGGAAGGCATCCGGCTTCACGCCGTGGAAGGCGGGCGGCCGAGCGGCCCCGCCGTCGTCCTGCTCGCCGGATTCCCGCAGACGTGGTGGGCTTGGCGCGCGGTGATGCCGGGCCTCGCCGAGCGATTCCACGTGATCGCGGTCGACCTGCCAGGACAAGGCCACTCCGAGCGCCCTCGGGACGGGTACGACACGCACACCGTCGCGTCCCGCGTCCAGGCCGCGTTGACCGCCCTCAACGTGCCGAAGTACTGGCTCATCGGCCACGACATCGGAGCCTGGGTCGCCTTCTCGCTGGCTCTGAGGTACGAAGAGCGCCTGCACGGCGTCGCCCTGCTCGACGCCGGCATTCCGGGCATCAGCCTCCCGGACGCCGTCCCCACGGATCCCGACCGGGCCTGGAAGACCTGGCACTTCGCGTTCCACCTGGTGCCCGAGCTTCCCGAGACCCTGCTCGCCGGCCGCGAGCGCGACTACGTCGGGTGGTTCCTGAAGGCCAAAGCGCTGGCCCCGAACACGTTCGACAGCGCCGAGATCGACCATTACGCCGCCGCCGTCGCCGCGGAGGGCGGGCTTCGGGCGTCCCTCGCCTACTATCGCGACGCCGCCCAATCAGCGCGCGGGAACCATGACGCCCTGGCCCGAGCGCACCTGAGCGTCCCGGTCCTCGGAATCTCCAGCTCCCACGGCTCGATCCCCGACATGGCCGCTTCCCTCAGCCCCTGGGCGGACACCGTGAGCGGTGCTGTCATCCCGGGAGCGGGACACTTCATTCCTGACGAGCAGCCCGACGCGGTGGCGGACGCGTTGACCGCGTTCATCGATCGCGAGCGTGTCCGGTAG
- a CDS encoding helix-turn-helix transcriptional regulator has protein sequence MRNTDGADPWTAAAPARRTLPVRGREREIAALRDVVREVRAGHSRCALVEGAPGVGKSRLLSYVDELARGAGFDVMWVRSAELDQYAPLAALHSAVRGSASGRATVTDDQRLRLLDDIADALEERAQHASVAVLVDDAQWADPATLFALRMLPSRLSASRVLWVLAVRPEGERPIAERTRETLERQGALRLTLGPLPPHELHRIATDVLGMAPAPALTRLLRGAGGNPFLAIELLRALVDTDAVRMEAGTASPVREDIPAGFRRSVEGRLGRLPEEATRLLQVGSALGREFDLATAARMLGRPVGALLSAVESLLAADLLSAGGRLAFRHDLMRQAVYDDLPPAVRSALHREAGDILREAGGRAADVAWHVVLAGGPVDDASVRTLQDTVRELAPAAPEAAADLAQKAAELLPRHDARRVELLTEAAEQLGWTRRVHEALELVDATISGGLRTAQEAALRLVAAEIHQAAGDDAAAMTHLSRALDLPDLPSQLWTRLLKTKATGHVYLGDIAAAEQHTDLIDASYRSGDPSLVVSAMVFQSQTLFYRGRLAEALDLAERAAGRADAEPHALRLRPPRIPALWLATVLASTDRLQDAEHVLREGQREAEALGLGWSLPYWHACRSTVLLERGALDDAAVEAEACLTVSDALEITRAIPLARSLLAHISVHRGELARAQEHLRAAEGDFSPGGSPYGPWVALARARLAEAEGHHDGAAAAIRDVLGSDDPARLLVLTPTQWPHLVRVAQRGDDPSTAELVATAVRTLVARDDSQHVIRSVCAHVDGLLHGGQADLSRAVAGYRQGSRRLALATACEDLGASMIASGDTGAAAPCLEEAVHLTPAAAVRDQERIRHRLREAGVRSTAVLRRPAATSGWESLTESELKVVPLVADGLTNRAVADRLCLSVHTVNTHLKHVFTKLGINTRVELTRLAIQQQRQGPPEAAMPPAYT, from the coding sequence ATGCGCAACACCGACGGTGCGGATCCGTGGACGGCCGCGGCGCCCGCGAGACGAACGCTTCCGGTCCGGGGGCGGGAGCGGGAGATCGCGGCGCTGCGCGACGTCGTGCGGGAAGTACGCGCAGGACACAGCAGGTGCGCCCTCGTGGAGGGTGCCCCCGGTGTCGGCAAGAGCCGGCTCCTGTCCTACGTGGACGAACTCGCACGAGGCGCCGGTTTCGACGTGATGTGGGTACGCTCCGCCGAACTCGACCAGTACGCGCCACTGGCCGCGCTCCACTCGGCGGTACGCGGCTCCGCCTCCGGCCGGGCCACGGTCACCGACGACCAACGGCTGCGGCTCCTCGACGACATCGCCGACGCCCTGGAGGAGCGGGCCCAGCACGCCTCGGTCGCGGTCCTCGTGGACGACGCGCAGTGGGCCGATCCCGCCACCCTGTTCGCCCTGCGCATGCTGCCGTCGCGGCTGTCTGCCTCCCGGGTGCTGTGGGTGCTCGCCGTACGGCCCGAGGGCGAACGGCCGATCGCGGAACGCACCCGCGAGACCCTGGAACGGCAGGGAGCGCTCCGCCTCACGCTCGGCCCGCTGCCGCCGCACGAACTGCACCGGATCGCGACGGACGTGCTCGGGATGGCACCCGCGCCCGCCCTGACCCGTCTGCTGCGGGGCGCGGGGGGCAACCCCTTCCTGGCGATCGAGCTGCTGCGGGCCCTCGTGGACACCGACGCCGTCCGGATGGAGGCGGGGACGGCGAGCCCCGTGCGCGAGGACATACCCGCCGGGTTCCGGCGCAGCGTCGAAGGGCGCCTTGGCCGCCTCCCCGAGGAAGCCACCCGGCTGCTGCAGGTCGGATCCGCGCTGGGCCGCGAATTCGACCTCGCCACCGCCGCGCGGATGCTCGGCAGACCGGTCGGCGCCCTCCTGTCCGCAGTCGAGAGCCTGCTCGCGGCGGACCTCCTGTCGGCCGGCGGCCGGCTCGCCTTCCGGCACGACCTCATGCGGCAGGCCGTCTACGACGACCTGCCGCCGGCGGTCCGCTCCGCCCTCCACCGCGAGGCCGGGGACATCCTGCGGGAGGCCGGGGGACGCGCGGCCGATGTGGCCTGGCACGTCGTCCTGGCCGGAGGCCCCGTCGACGACGCCTCCGTGCGTACGTTGCAGGACACGGTGCGCGAACTGGCCCCGGCCGCCCCCGAGGCCGCCGCGGACCTGGCCCAGAAGGCGGCGGAACTGCTGCCCCGGCACGACGCGCGCCGCGTCGAACTGCTCACGGAGGCCGCCGAACAGCTCGGCTGGACCCGGCGTGTCCACGAAGCCCTCGAACTGGTCGACGCCACGATCTCGGGCGGCCTGCGGACGGCGCAGGAGGCCGCACTGCGGCTGGTGGCCGCCGAGATCCATCAGGCGGCGGGCGACGACGCGGCCGCGATGACACACCTCAGCCGCGCCCTGGACCTGCCGGACCTGCCGTCGCAGCTGTGGACCCGGCTGCTGAAGACCAAGGCGACAGGGCACGTCTACCTCGGTGACATCGCCGCGGCGGAGCAGCACACCGACCTGATCGACGCCTCCTACCGCAGCGGGGACCCGTCCCTCGTGGTCAGCGCCATGGTCTTCCAGTCGCAGACCCTGTTCTACCGCGGCCGGCTGGCCGAAGCCCTGGACCTCGCGGAGCGGGCCGCGGGCCGCGCCGACGCCGAGCCGCACGCCCTGCGGCTGCGCCCCCCACGCATCCCCGCGCTGTGGCTCGCCACCGTGCTCGCCTCCACCGACCGGCTTCAGGACGCCGAACACGTACTGCGCGAGGGGCAGCGCGAGGCCGAGGCACTCGGTCTCGGGTGGTCGCTGCCCTACTGGCACGCCTGCCGTTCCACGGTCCTGCTCGAACGCGGAGCACTGGATGACGCCGCGGTGGAGGCGGAGGCCTGTCTCACGGTCTCGGACGCGCTGGAGATCACCCGGGCCATCCCGCTGGCGCGCTCGTTGCTCGCGCACATCAGCGTCCACCGGGGGGAGCTCGCCAGAGCGCAGGAGCATCTCCGCGCCGCAGAGGGGGACTTCAGCCCGGGCGGATCACCCTACGGTCCGTGGGTGGCGCTCGCCCGCGCCCGGCTGGCCGAGGCCGAGGGCCACCACGACGGGGCCGCCGCCGCGATCAGGGACGTCCTCGGGTCCGACGACCCCGCGCGGCTCCTCGTGCTGACCCCCACCCAGTGGCCGCACCTCGTCCGCGTGGCCCAGCGGGGCGACGACCCGTCGACAGCCGAGCTGGTGGCCACCGCCGTACGCACGCTCGTCGCGCGGGACGACAGCCAGCACGTCATCCGTAGCGTCTGCGCCCACGTCGACGGCCTACTGCACGGCGGACAAGCCGACCTGTCGAGGGCCGTCGCGGGCTACCGGCAGGGCAGCCGGCGTCTGGCGCTCGCCACGGCCTGCGAGGATCTCGGAGCCTCGATGATCGCCTCGGGCGACACCGGCGCCGCGGCACCCTGCCTGGAGGAGGCGGTCCACCTGACGCCCGCCGCGGCCGTCCGCGATCAGGAAAGGATCCGGCACCGCCTGCGGGAGGCGGGCGTGCGCTCGACCGCCGTCCTGCGCCGTCCCGCCGCGACCTCGGGCTGGGAGAGCCTGACGGAGTCGGAGCTGAAGGTCGTCCCGCTCGTCGCGGACGGCCTGACCAACCGCGCTGTCGCCGACCGGCTCTGCCTGTCCGTCCACACGGTCAACACCCATCTCAAGCACGTCTTCACCAAGCTGGGCATCAACACGCGGGTGGAGCTGACCCGGCTGGCCATCCAGCAGCAGCGGCAGGGACCGCCCGAGGCGGCGATGCCACCGGCGTACACCTGA
- a CDS encoding TetR/AcrR family transcriptional regulator, whose product MAGKKQFDVDDALEAAMVQFWRAGYAGTSLDDLSRATGLNRSSIYSSLGDKDALYLRCLDRYTTRYGDRYEQALSGASEDPLRAVRAFFDVTLKRIADPGLPDGCLIAQTAMVIPTLSPGIAARAVEALGLQRARLRTALTASKLTGGDAEDFAVHIAAVNQSLAVMSRAGASDKQLHTIIDISVSALSQALHHP is encoded by the coding sequence ATGGCCGGGAAGAAGCAGTTCGACGTGGACGACGCGCTGGAGGCGGCGATGGTCCAGTTCTGGCGGGCCGGGTACGCCGGCACCTCCCTCGACGACCTCTCCAGGGCGACGGGGCTGAACCGCAGCTCCATCTACTCCTCACTGGGCGACAAGGACGCGCTCTATCTGCGCTGCCTGGACCGCTACACCACCCGGTACGGAGACCGGTACGAACAGGCCCTTTCCGGCGCCTCCGAAGACCCGCTGCGGGCGGTGCGGGCGTTCTTCGACGTCACACTGAAGCGCATCGCCGACCCCGGCCTGCCGGACGGATGCCTGATCGCCCAGACCGCGATGGTGATACCGACCCTGAGCCCCGGCATCGCCGCGCGCGCGGTCGAAGCCCTGGGCCTCCAGCGTGCTCGGCTGCGGACCGCCCTGACCGCCTCGAAGTTGACGGGAGGCGACGCCGAGGACTTCGCCGTGCACATCGCGGCGGTCAACCAGTCGCTCGCCGTGATGAGCAGGGCCGGGGCGAGTGACAAGCAGCTCCACACGATCATCGACATCAGCGTGAGCGCGCTCTCGCAGGCGTTGCACCACCCCTGA